The Oncorhynchus tshawytscha isolate Ot180627B linkage group LG02, Otsh_v2.0, whole genome shotgun sequence genome contains the following window.
CCATTGGGTAGGATCAGACcttgggaggagacagagaaaaagggaaACAGATACTAATTATACTAGAAAGGAGTGCAACTCTATTAGGTTACCGGTTATCACAGAGGGCAGCAAGTCTGGCCAATGTCACAACAAACCCATGAAAACATGTAAGGCATGGGGCATGTCCTCATGTCAATCTAGTTAGCAATTGAGCTAATCTGGGCCTAATGTAATCTAATTGAGAAGCACTACTTCTCTCTACTCACCTCGTTCTTCATAGGGGTCATCAGGATCCTCCTCCACCAGCTCAGCGTTGCTCGGTGCTTCATGTTCCTCCTTAGTCACAAAGATGACACGGTCCTTACCTGGTGTGGAGAGGACAGGCAGATATCAGTGAGAATAGTCTCCGCTGACTCAAGTGGCATGAAGTGGATTGTGGACTGGAGTTAGTCAACCCTAATATGTCCAATCAAATACACTTATACACAGTCAAATGTGATGTAAATGAATGGCCAGACAATTTATATTTCAGGTGATTCTGCAATTTAGGGGACTTTAGCTGTGTAAACTTTCAGAAATTAAAACTTATTCAAACACCATTTTACCAGTATTGTACTTGTCCTTGATTCGTCTAGAAACTATATCTGATAAGGGTTGCGATTATACTAATCATGAATGTaatatatttttgtcattttCTCCCAGACAAAATGTAATTTCCATCACGTCATTAAACATCCATTTTGGAGAAGTCCTCCAATAGAATCTACAGTGTGCCACATACCTTTTATTTTACTGTCAAATGTCCCGTGAACTTCTCCATGTGCCCCTCTGTATTTCCCTTCAGCTTGGTTTTCCCACTCAAACCACCATGTCTGCTCACCAGCATCAAAGTCAGATGTTTCAAGCTCTTTGGCTTGACAAAGGGAGCACTCTCTATACATGCACTCTTTCTTCAGGTTCTCTCAGCACAAACACTCAATAACTTTCTCAATGTTGCTGCAGCTGATCCCTTTGTGATACTGTAGTTTGTCAGCCATGAACTGGAGGTTGGCATGGGTTTTGCAGAGGCATGTGTCCCGCAGAGGCATGTGTCCCTATCTTGGACTGCTGGCTTGACAACCCAAAAAGGACATATTTCGCAGAATTCACAGAGGGAAATTTGAATCTCTGAATATTCTATCTTAAACTTCTGATAAAGGTTCTGAATTGTGCCATTCAAGAAGTGCTTCTGCTTTTTCTTCTTGTTCCTTGTTAGTGGGTCCTTTTCCCTGTTGCCTTTTTTTGTATTTCTCAGCTTTCCGTAAAGCATTATCAAGTTTGACATTTGTCATACTAAGATCTCTGTATGCTTTTGAGCGACCTCTTACAACCTTCTTCCTTCCAGCAAGTATTCGACTTCTCATTCCTGTTGCAGACGATGAGGAAGGGGTATCAGGGTCTGCATCAgcggcaggtaagttaggggcaggtatgTTAGCCTCATGTTCTGGCTGCAAGTCATCTGGTGACTGAGGTGTGTTGCCTGATAAGTAGGTCTCCATTGCAACTGTTCTCTTTAAAGTCTGTCTTCTATTCCGTTGGTTGCATTTTCATTGCCTTCTCTTGTTTATTTGTTCTTGCTTTGTAAGCTCAGAGTGAGACTTCACTTCTCTTCCAGTATCTCTCCCTGACTTTTTGCAGATGTTCCTGGTATCGTATATAATAATTTTATATTTTGTTTCTATATTGTCTGTGACCTCTGTGCTGTTTTATGTGGTATCTTCTAAGAATAAAGACAAACACTACTTAGTTTTCAACTCATGCACACCTTGGAGCATTTTCTagattaaattaatttaaaacattaaataagcctaaagaaaaaaaacaagtaaAGTAAAAACAAGATAATGGATGTGTGTCATTTCCACCACTTAAGTTTGATGGAAATGATGGAAATGATGCTGATGGAAATGACACTTCGACAGTTTCTGAAGAAAATTGACAGACTGCTTAGCATGCTTTGGTTAGTATTAGAGCTAGCATATAGTTTATACTAAAtacataaaatatacatttttctcGATTTTTCTTCAACTTCTGGACATCACATATGGAACAACTGTCCACTGCAGCCATGTGCTTCAGTGTCACCGTTTCCTTGGTAACCAAAGTAACATTCTATTGAAAAAAACTTTATTAAATTAGGTATTTTGTCCTTAGTGGTGGAAATGACACCACTCCAAAAGgtataaaacaacaacaatataaaGGGCATTCTCACAAATATTTATATAGATTTTATTTAATTGACTCTGTATTACATGACATTATATAAATGTGTAATTATTAATGTTCTCATAGAAAAACATAGTAGAAGTTTAAAAGTCTGGGTCAGGGACAAGGGTCTGACAAATTGAGGTATAAAATGCATCTGAAAAGTAGCTAAAATACTTGATAGAGAGGTGTTTAAAAAAGTATGGGGTGATTACAGTGTGAACTTAACATACAAATATTTGTTTGATTTTTTATAAAATCCCCCAAATTGACCCGAGGACATAGAAGTGCCCGTAGTTGTAGAATCACCTATTCATAAGTTATCACACCGAGAGGAGTCCGTCTACttgtactgaaacacacacaccatgtctgAAATCAGCGACATAGATTTAGAAAATCTATCTCTGGCTGAAACCTGGTTCTACAAGCATTGGAGATAAAACAATGCCTCGTTCTAAGTAGAATCATAATTATAAAATACAATGATCgagcaacgttagctagctaactactgcATCTAACCAGTTTGAAGAGAAGCGGTCATTCATTCACACAGCACGTAACGTTACCTTCCTCCTTGACTGAGGACATTTCTTCGGTGTGGTGTCTACTGACGTGTAGTGCCCTTCAAGGTGTCCCTGCGGTGCCGAGTTTCCCGACGGATGTTATACTACTTTATCAATTACAAAAGGAGAATAATTTGGTATTGtattgctagctagctgtttCACAACTACTTCATCGTTCACATAACCCACGTTTTTTTGTGTCAGTGCATCTGAGGACGTGAGAACGAAGGACCCATTTTAGCTGCCCCTCTTAGTTCCTGACATAAATTCTTAGGGAATAAATTGCAGTCCAAACACTTAAGACACACCCTCGTcatatgcccttgggggaatcgcCGCAGCCATATTTGTCGTCAGTCCAAAttattagccaagcaagggaagtttgcaattTAAGCCCCTTAGTCCTCGTTTCTAACggagtttgcgagtgtacaattatgttcacgaCGGGCCTGAAACGCCCCTAATTCGATTCGCGATGATTGTAAATCCGCTAAGAAAAGTCCGCTAACGTTAATACGGAGTTAACATACGCGTGTAACAAAGGCCGATTTAAACTTGATGCAATATGGTCCAGCTAACATAGGCCAAATCAAGCTCTACCACATCACTGTGCGCCTCACAAATGTAACAATGTGTAGGGCTCCATATAGTTCCGCactgacatgattggttgacggtaggtgggggcaGTGCGTCttgtataaacacaaacacatttcCTTGAAAAcgtccttcacaacagctctgcttcTCGAagtgcaagaagtatgaatgccctgacttatGTAGAGGCCACATTGCAGTAAATACTGTATGGCAAATTCGATGCTTGAATGACCATACATTTGCTTTTAATGGCCATAAATTGTCAACCGatcatgtcaatgcagagctatacggagccctccgcattgttaaaACGTTTGGGAGACGCACGGTCACAACCCTTCATACAGAATATTCGGGCCATATCAAGCATAGATCGGCTTTAATGTACAGGTATGACTTAAAATGTTGTCATACGGCCTCTGCGGAAGTCAGGGCATACTTAATGGGCTCGaaacagggaccctctgcacacagacaacagttaCCCATCTGTCCACAAAACCtgcggctcttgcagagcaaggaaggtctcagagcgagtgacgtcaaccaattgaaacgctattagcgcgcaccccgctaacaagctagccaatttcacatcggttacacctcGGAGCCTCAACACCAAGCATAAATCGGCTTTAAGGGACAGAGATCCAGTCCCCTCCCCGATTTCATCGTGAGGGACAATAAACTTGACTGAAGTAGCTAGATACAAAAAGTTGGTTTACACCATAGACCATGAGTTTACACTTCTAGATATTGGAAAGTTATTTTCATCATGTGACACAAAGCTACTTTGCTCTAAGTGTGTTGTGATGGATTTATCCAGACAATAATTCAAGTTGTTAGTGTAATcttacaaagaaaaaacaacttTTCACTAAAATGAGTTTTTATTGAGAAAGATCTTTTTTTTCCAGGAAAACATTTGTTCGGAACAgcatactattattattattatttttttacatattaaaaaaaagtattttacactgTTGATGGATTCAATGCATGGCATATATACAGAAAACCAAAATCCACGACATGTGAAAGTGTTTTTAACACAGTCATGCTCAAAGCAgacaaaaacacaaaataaatcTTTCCTCACCCAATCTTACCCAACAACGTGGGCAACAGGTATGAACGTGGCATATATACGATTACCTCTCCCTAAACGCACGCCCAGTTTCAACATTAAGGCCCTTCTGCTGAGTGGTTCACTTGATAAACTCTTCCACTGCTGCACACTTTTTGACAAAGCTGGACCACACAGAGCCCTACACTCTACCTGATCCTATATTGGATCACTGCTTTAAAACAGTCACGTCTGGCAGACAAACATGGTTATGTTCTAAATAGTTCTGAGCCTGGTCCAAAACTTCCTTTGCTACTCAGTGAAATGAGTGGCCATCAGGTCAACACCCCAGATAAAGATTGTACCAAAGAGCCCAGCTGTGAAGGTATACTGTACACTCGCACTCATCTATATCCTCCGGGTAATAGAGATGATGGAAATTAATGTATATACTGTGTTGGGTTGTATGAAATAAGTCCAATAAGAGAGGGACTGCCCTCATCCCAGTGTAGCACACATGATTGCATACATGAGCCACAGAGCTCTTCTCTCAGTCTGAAAAGGAACACCCCCCCCCTGTGGATCAGACCATTTTATACAGATATGAAACACTCCAGATGACTCTGAAAGGCTAACCAGTCCCAGGCACCAGGCAAACTGAGTTGAGAGATTGATCTATGTGTTATGACTCAAAGGGGGAGCAGGCCAAGGGTTGTGAGCAGGCCAAGGGTTGTGAATGTCAGGATGTAGTCAGTCCCACCACTTTGCTACACAAACCATTCTGTTCGAGCTGAACCTTCTATAGGCCATGTCAGGGGGAGATGCCAGAAAGCACCCGGGAAATGACAGATTCATTATGCagatttaaaaaatctaaatggacataaattatgggaATAATAATTATAGATGGAGATTTGGTGGGACTTGGTCTGATCTGTCCATGTGCATTAAGAGGGTTGTTTCGTCACAGGTGTTGGCAGCCAGGTGTCTGTCTAGAAGAGCAGGGCTCCCATGCTGCCCATTTCACTCTGCTCCTTGACAAAGATCTCAAAGTACTGGTAGATGATGGTGACGGCCAGCAGGATACCAGTTCCCGAGCCAATAGCACCCAGGAAGTCTGCCATGACAGAAAGGCCACCGATACAGAGACCACCAAAGGCAGCTGCTGTGGGGATGTACCTTGAACACACAGAGTAGTAAAGCACCAATCATTACCTGAAGAAAGTTTGCAATAGTGTAATATTAAACCCTGGTAAAGCTATGATGATGTGGATTGTTATGGCTAAAGGTTAGAGAGATGGCTGAGATTGTTCACCTGTTGAGTTCATGGACCATGGaggtctctctgtgtcccctcatAACCATCTGTTGCTCCTTTAGCTGCTTAGCCACCTGGGAGACAAAACACACTGTTTACATAACATCTACAGGTCAACTGACACACGCTGCCCACAAAAGCCCTGGAAATGTTTAGTTAATAAGATTTCTACATCAAAACAACTTGAGTAATTTGAATTAAATCAAATTAGTTGATGAATACATAGTCTAACAAATGTACAGCACATGTGGTAGCAGGACTTACATCTTTGGCAGATGAGCCGGACACCTCGATCCAGGTCttggagaagaaggcacaggagCCCAGCATGAAGCAGATGTAGATGGCAGCATGGATGGGGTCATCTAGGACCGAGCCAAATGACTCCGGGGGAGAGAAGTAGTAACATAGCCCACCCACTGGGTAGGCACGGGCTGGACCACCTGACGACGTAtcctacaaacacacacgtctGGTCATCTCATATAGTCTGTGCCGCTGGATATGTTCATGTAACAAACATGTCAAATGTAGTTAAATTGAGTTTAGACATTGTAGTTCAGAAATGGTAGAGCAGGGATAAAAAATAAAGGGTGTGTACTTACTGACCAGGTGCCCAGCAGGTTAACCAGGAAGTTACCACTGAATCGTGTGGAGAGCATCTGAGAGATCACGTACAGGTTGGACACGAGGGCAGACTGGAGGATGATGGGAATGTTGGAGGTGTAGAAGAGCTTGATGGGATAAGTGTTGTATTGGCCACGGTAACGGGCAGACTTGATGGGCAGATCCACCCTGAAGCCCTGTGGAAAGATGGGAGGAAGAGACGGACATGGTGAGATACAGTATACATTTATAAAGTCTAAATGGACATTACTAAAAAGGCGAAGAAAAAAAAACTACCACATTGTGTTGTTTTTTGAGTAACTAATTATCTGACACTAACAAATGTGTTCAACTCCTTTAACTGGTTTTAGGACAGACAACGAAGAAAGAGCGTTACTGACCTGGAAGTATATGACTACACCAAAGACGAAGACAGTGGCGAGGAGGTTCATGAGGTTGGGCAGGTTCTGGCGGTAGAAGGCCTCTCTCAGGGCACGCACCTTGTCTGTTCGCGTGGCCAGCAGGTGGAAGAGAGCAATGATAGCCCCCTCAAATTCTGTGCCTGAACACAAGACAAGATACTCAAACATCAGCCTCACATCTAGAGACCAACTGGCCATACTCCTGGGGGGTTTCAAGGCCAAGTCTGGATCTATAGGAGCCCTAGTTGGTCTTATATGAAATTACTACTTGGAAATTAGTAAGTCTGTCCTAAATGTACACCCAGACATGGCACATCAGTTTCAATGCCCCATACCTCTGCCAGTGTTGACGGTGGTGGGGCTAAAGGCCTTCCAGACGATGGTCTCACAGATGTTGGTGGCGATGAACAAAGAGATACCAGAACCCAGACCATAACCCTTCTGCAGCAGCTCATCCAGCAGCAGCACGATCAGACCGGCCACAAACagctagagggggagacagatgggttagaaagacagagacaaaccaCTCGCACTGGAGCCATATTTGACTTCCTTTAAATATACCTATTCTTCCTACATTCCATGAAGTAATCTGAGAGGATTGGATTGATTCAAGAATATGATGTGAACCTTGCTCTATATTAGGACCAAGCCT
Protein-coding sequences here:
- the LOC112217258 gene encoding protein transport protein Sec61 subunit alpha; amino-acid sequence: MGIKFLEVIKPFCAVLPEIQKPERKIQFREKVLWTAITLFIFLVCCQIPLFGIMSSDSADPFYWMRVILASNRGTLMELGISPIVTSGLIMQLLAGAKIIEVGDTPKDRALFNGAQKLFGMIITIGQAIVYVMTGMYGDPSDMGAGICLLIIIQLFVAGLIVLLLDELLQKGYGLGSGISLFIATNICETIVWKAFSPTTVNTGRGTEFEGAIIALFHLLATRTDKVRALREAFYRQNLPNLMNLLATVFVFGVVIYFQGFRVDLPIKSARYRGQYNTYPIKLFYTSNIPIILQSALVSNLYVISQMLSTRFSGNFLVNLLGTWSDTSSGGPARAYPVGGLCYYFSPPESFGSVLDDPIHAAIYICFMLGSCAFFSKTWIEVSGSSAKDVAKQLKEQQMVMRGHRETSMVHELNRYIPTAAAFGGLCIGGLSVMADFLGAIGSGTGILLAVTIIYQYFEIFVKEQSEMGSMGALLF